From Phycisphaerae bacterium, the proteins below share one genomic window:
- a CDS encoding S1 RNA-binding domain-containing protein: MTEPTHLSDQPDTPGTALGSTASADPFANLRTDLPVDMSEGDAAIDRAVEEAMDGATLDDLAAAAARTPTPQEPIEGSILKGRIANIGSQDVLIDFGGKSLGAMSLTEFSQDEKYAVGDDIEVALVGGEDLPGGLLAVSRRKARQMSLLRDLKAGTIVEGVVKGMNKGGLEVDIDGLRGFIPASQVDLHFLKDISALLGQTIHAEVTKCDPNEDSIVLSRRKYQQKEDEHRKAETFAALQLGEIRRGKVRSLTEYGAFVDIGGMDGLLHVTDMSWGRVNKPEEVLKVGDEIEVKIIKLQREERKVSLSLKDARPNPWESVAQRYNVGDQLKGRVLRLQNFGAFVELEPGVEGLLPVSELSWTRRVRNPAEILKEGDVIDVKILAVDAEKRRLALSIKNLKEDPWAAAKEKYAPGTVLTGKVARTADFGAFVELEEGIDGLVHISELADAHVKNVTDKVKPGQEVEVRVLGVDTEAKKISLTMKKPPAPPSPEELARRERERQEAQKRREKRESRRGGITIGWDQGLGGLDPSKFAR; this comes from the coding sequence ATGACCGAACCCACGCACCTATCTGATCAACCCGACACCCCGGGCACCGCGCTGGGATCCACGGCCTCCGCCGATCCCTTCGCGAACCTGCGGACCGATCTACCGGTCGACATGTCGGAGGGAGACGCCGCGATTGACCGTGCGGTGGAAGAGGCCATGGACGGGGCGACGCTCGACGATTTGGCGGCGGCTGCCGCGCGGACCCCGACGCCCCAGGAGCCCATCGAGGGGTCCATCCTCAAGGGCCGCATCGCCAACATCGGCTCGCAAGACGTGCTCATCGACTTCGGCGGCAAGAGCCTCGGCGCGATGTCGCTGACCGAATTCAGCCAGGACGAAAAATACGCTGTCGGCGACGACATCGAAGTGGCGCTCGTCGGCGGAGAGGATTTGCCCGGCGGCCTGCTCGCCGTCTCCCGGCGCAAGGCCCGGCAGATGTCGCTCTTGCGCGACTTGAAAGCCGGCACGATTGTCGAAGGTGTCGTGAAGGGGATGAACAAGGGCGGCCTGGAGGTCGACATCGACGGCCTCCGCGGCTTTATCCCCGCCAGCCAGGTCGATCTCCACTTTCTCAAGGACATCTCCGCCCTGCTCGGCCAAACGATCCACGCGGAAGTGACCAAGTGCGATCCGAACGAGGACTCCATCGTCCTGTCCCGTAGGAAGTATCAACAGAAGGAAGACGAGCATCGCAAGGCCGAGACCTTCGCCGCACTGCAGTTGGGAGAGATCCGCCGCGGCAAGGTGCGCAGCCTGACGGAATATGGCGCGTTCGTGGACATCGGCGGCATGGACGGCCTCCTGCACGTGACGGACATGAGCTGGGGCCGCGTCAACAAGCCCGAGGAAGTCCTCAAGGTCGGCGACGAGATCGAGGTCAAGATCATCAAGCTCCAGCGCGAGGAGCGCAAAGTCTCCCTGAGCCTGAAGGATGCGCGGCCCAACCCCTGGGAGAGCGTCGCCCAGCGCTACAATGTCGGCGACCAGCTCAAGGGCCGCGTTCTGCGATTGCAAAACTTCGGGGCCTTCGTGGAGTTGGAGCCGGGCGTCGAGGGGCTCCTGCCCGTGAGCGAACTGAGTTGGACTCGTCGCGTGCGCAATCCTGCGGAGATTCTCAAGGAAGGCGACGTGATCGATGTCAAGATCCTGGCCGTCGACGCGGAAAAGCGCCGGCTCGCGCTCAGCATCAAGAATCTGAAGGAAGACCCCTGGGCGGCGGCGAAGGAAAAATACGCGCCGGGCACGGTGTTGACCGGCAAAGTCGCGCGGACGGCCGATTTCGGCGCCTTCGTGGAGTTGGAAGAGGGGATCGACGGACTGGTCCACATCTCCGAACTGGCGGATGCCCACGTCAAGAATGTGACGGACAAAGTCAAGCCCGGTCAGGAGGTCGAGGTCCGCGTGCTGGGCGTCGATACCGAGGCGAAAAAGATTTCGCTGACGATGAAAAAACCGCCCGCGCCGCCATCGCCGGAGGAACTGGCCCGGCGGGAGCGCGAACGCCAGGAGGCGCAGAAGCGGCGCGAGAAACGCGAGTCGCGCCGCGGTGGCATCACCATCGGCTGGGACCAGGGCCTCGGCGGATTGGACCCGTCAAAATTCGCTCGCTAA